The Desulfococcus multivorans DNA window TCCCATGGGGACCCACGTCGAGGTCCGGAACATCGAGAACGGGCGCACCCTTCGGCTCACCATCAACGATAGGGGGCCCTTCGTGGCCGGCAGGATCATCGACCTCTCCTACGGCGCCGCCAGGCGTCTCGATATCCTCGGACCGGGGACGGCGAAGGTGGAGGTCACGGCCGTCGCCACTGCCGCTCCCCGGCACAGACCCCACGGGCAAGCGGCGGAGATCCTCTCCTCCGGAGATCTGAACCGGGGAAATTTCGCCATTCAGGTGGGCGCCTTCGGAAACCGGGAAACGGCGCTCAAACTGGCGAATGCCTTGACCGGGAAATACCGGAGCGCCGAGGTCCTGCCCAGCTATTCACCGGGGAAACGACACCCCCTGTACCGGGTGGTGGTGGGAAAATGCACATCCCTCGAGACAGCGGAATCCTATGAGAACGCTCTGCGGTGCGAGGGTTTCCCCGATGCCTTCACCATCGCCCAGTGACCCGGGAACCGCTCAGGGTCGTCTTTCTCGACCGAGACGGCGTGATCAACCACGATTCCCCGGATTACATCCGACGCTGGTCCGACGTCCGTTTCATCCCCGGAAGCCTTTCGGCCGTCAGGATGCTGAATGACGCCGGGTTCGCGGTCATCGTCGTCACCAATCAGTCGGCGGTCCACCGGGGGCTCATTTCCCCGGTGGAGTTGGATCGGATTCACCGCAACATGAAGCGCGCGGCAGCGGCTGCAGGCGGCTGCATTACGGATGTTTTTTTCTGTCCCCATCTTCCGGAGGAAGGATGTGACTGCCGCAAGCCCCGGCCGGGTCTCATTCGCCGCGCCCGGAACAAATACCCCATCGATCTTGAAAAGAGCTACATGGTCGGCGACCGGACGACGGACATCGAGTGCGCCAGACGGGCCGGATGCGGCGGCGCGGTTCTGGTGAGCGCCGGAAACACGGCAGCGTTCCCCGGGGTCGATGAAGGGCCGCATCCGGACATGACGGTGGTAAATCTGCCCGAAGCGGCGCGATGGATCATACGAAACGCGTCAAGAAAATAAAACGCAACGTTCGACTCTAACCGCCCGCTATCCGGCCATCGCATGAAAGTCGAAAGTTGAAAACAAAAAAAGAATCGCAAAAATCATTGACAACAGGAATGCTTTGCTATAATTTGTTCATCTTGAGCGGGCATAGCTCAGTTGGTAGAGTACAAGCTTCCCAAGCTTGGTGTCGCGAGTTCGAATCTCGTTGCCCGCTCCAGTTATACGTCCGCCTTTTTGGTAAAGGTAGGCCATGAATGGGATACGAAGCGGTCTGCGGCGCCTTTTCCTGTGTGTATATCTAAACCTTTGTTCATTTAAGACCGATGAGAATTAGATAACATCCACTGAGCAGTAGGGTCTATAACCAATAAAACGGGCGGAAGCCCGTTTTTTTATTGTCAAAAAGTGATAAGCGAGGCCCGTAAAAAAAGCAGGAAAGAAGATGAGCGGAAACAGCAAAAGAAAAGCCCTCAAAAAGGCGCCGCCCCAACGGTCCGCGGCGGATGCGCCGCCGATGTCCCATGAAAAGGAACGCCGGATCGTCGCCCGGGTTTACGCCCTCGGCGAGCCCCTGTGCGAATCCGAGGGCATCGAACTGGTGTGCGTCGAATATCAGCGGGAATCCCGGGGACGGATATTGCGGCTCTATATCGACAAACCCGGCGGGGTGACCCTGGACGACTGCGCGGCCGTCAGCCGTCAGCTCGGTGATCTTCTGGATGTGGCCCTTGAGGAGATCGGGACCTACAGTCTGGAAGTCTCCTCCCCCGGGCAGCACCGTCCACTGGGCAAGTTGCTCGATTTTGAAAAATATCGGGGAAATACGGCAGAAATCAGAACCACTCTACCCATAAACGGAAAGAAAAAGTTCAAAGGGGTGCTGGAGGGCGTGTCGGACGATACGATCAGCCTCAGGACGAACAGCGACTCCCTGGCCATTCCCTATGGGCTGATCGCTCGTGCGCGGCTCGTCAATTATACGGAGAAAACGGATGTTAATACCAGACATTAAGCGTGTCATTGAACAGGTAAGCCGGGATAAGGGCATCGACGTGAACGTCCTTATCAGAACGCTTGAAGACGCCCTGAAATCTGCCGCAAAGAAGAAATTCGGGAACAAGATCGACATCGAGGTCAAATATAACGAAGATTCGGGAGAGATAGAGGTTTTCCAGTTCAAGGAAGTGGTGGAGGAGATCACCGACCCCGAGCTGCAGATCGATCTGGAAGCCGGTCTGCTGCTTGACCCCGAATGTGAAATCGGCGACTGGCTCGGCGCCAAGATGGATACGGAATCCTTTGGACGCATCGCCGCCCAGTCCGCCAAGCAGGTGATCATCCAGAAGATCAAGGATGCGGAGCGCGATGCGATCTACGCCAACTTCATCAACCGTAAGGGAGAGATCATCAACGGCATCGTTCAGCGCATAGACCGCGGCCAGATCATCGTCAACCTCGGTCAGGCTGAAGCGATCCTCCCGGCCCGGGAGCAGGTCCCCAAGGAGGTCTACCGACGGGGAGACCGGATCCGGGCTTATATCATGGACGTCCGCAACGACCCCCACGGCTCCCAGATCATTCTCTCCAGGACCCACCCGGAGTTCCTGGTAAGCCTGTTCAAGACCGAGGTTCCCGAGATCAGCGAGGGCATCGTCACCATCATGGGGGCCGCCCGTGAGCCCGGCAGCCGCGGCAAGATCGCCGTCTCATCCAACGATTCCGACATCGATCCCATCGGCGCCTGCGTCGGCATGAAAGGGAGCCGGGTCCAGAACGTGGTCCAGGAGCTTCGCGGTGAAAAGATCGATATCATATCCTGGCATGTGGATCCGGCCAAATTCGTCTGCAATGCATTGGCGCCGGCGGAAATTTCCCGGGTCATCATCGACGAGGAAAACCGGTCAATGGAGGTCATCGTCCCCGACGAGTTTCTCTCCGTGGCCATCGGCAAGAAAGGACAGAACGTCCGTCTGGCCTCGAAACTGACCAAATGGCGACTGGACGTCAAAAGCGAATCCCGCTACAGCAAGGCGATGAAGGACGGCTACAACTCCCTCATATCGCTGCCGGGAGTCGGCATCAGTCTGGCGGACGCTCTTTATGAAAACGGATTCTTCTCCGCCGAAGAGATCGCCAAGAGCACCGTCGAGGATCTCACGCGGGTCCGGATCGTCACGGAGGACGAGGCCCGGGATCTGATCGCGGCGGCAAAGGCTTATGTCGCGGCAGCGGCCGATGACGTCGAGATCGATGAAAAATCCGCCGCCCTTCCGGAGGAGGCGACCGATGATACGCCTTCGGACAACCCGGAGGCGGCGGAGGACGGCAAATCGGGGGACGAAGACGAAGACGGGGCATCCGCCCCGACCGGCGGGGAAGAAACCACTCCCCTCGCGGCCGACACGCCGCCGGGGCCGGCCGACGACGAGGAAAAGGAATGACCTTTTCGGGAAAAACGGACATCGACACATGATACAGGTGCGTGTAGTTATGGAATGATCTGCGGTGCACTGGATTTTTAACAACAGGTAAGGGGGACGGATGGCGAAGATCAGGGTATATGAACTTGCCAGAGAACTCAATTTAAAGAACAAGGCGCTTCTCGAAAAGTTAAGCGAACTGGACATCGTGGTCAGCAGCCACATGAGTTCCCTGGAAGAAGATGCGGTCAATCGGGTAAAGGCACACCTGCGCGGCAAAAAGCCGGGAGCGGTGGAACACAAACGCATCAAACCGACGGTTATCCGAAGGCGAAAAAAGCGGCACGTCGAAGGAAAAGCCCCCAAGGAGACCGAACCGGCGACGGAGGTCGAAGCACCCGTCGAGCCGACGCCCCCTGTCGTCGACGTCCCCGAACCTGTTCCCGAAACAGCGACCGAACCGATCGAGGAGACGGCTGCAGCGGCACCGCCTACGCCTGAAACGGATGTCGAGGCCGAGCCCCCACGGCCCGCAGCTGAAGAAGAGACCACCGCCCCGGCGCCGGAAGAGACAGAAAAAGCCGCAGAAATGCCTGAAAAAAAAGAGGATGCCATCCAACCCCCCGCTGAGGCGTCCCAGCCGGCACCCGCACCCGAAGAACCCGCCGCAGAGGAAACACCGCTCCCCACGGAAGCCGACGCGGTTGTCGAACACCCGGCAGCGGAGGCCGAAACGCCATCCCCCTCCCTGCCTGAGGAAGGCGACGGCGCCGATGCCGATGCCGATGCCGATGCCGATTCGGACCAGAAATCAAAGAAGAAGAAAAAGAAAAAGAAAAAAAAGAAGGAACCCACGGACATGCCCGCGAAAATCATCAGCCTGCCGCCCAAGGTCGAGGAGGAGCCCTCGCCTCCGGATCGAGGCGATGACAAGTCGCAGCGCCGCCCGGCCGTTTCCGAACGCACGCCGGTGACGGCCGGTGGCGTCGAAGCCAAAACGCCGGCAGAGACGTCGACGTCCGAGGAGGATGCCGACAAGAAGAAAAAGAAGGAAAACCGCTGGGCCAAAAAGAAAATCTCCTTCAAGAAAAAAGAGGTAATCGAGGGAGATGCGCTTTACAGCAAGGCCCGAAACAGAAAAGGCAAAAAAGGGGCCAAGGCCAAATCCGTGCAAACACAGAAGACCCAGATCACGACACCCAAGGCCATCAAACGCCGGGTCAAGATCGATGAAACCATTGTCCTGTCCGACCTGGCCAAACGAATGGGCATCAAGGCCAATGAAATGATCAAAAAGCTGATGATGCTCGGCGTCATGGTGACCGTCAACCAGACCATCGACTTCGATACCGCCGCCCTGGTGGCCTCGGAATTCGACTACGAGGTCGAAAAGGCCCGGTTTGAGGAGGATGCCGTCCTGAACATCGACAGCGAGGACGATGCCGGGAAACAGGTGGGACGCTCGCCCGTCGTCACGATCATGGGACACGTCGACCACGGCAAGACATCCCTTCTGGATGTCATCCGGAAAACCCGGATCACCGAGATCGAGGCCGGCGGCATCACCCAGCACATCGGCGCCTACAGCGTGGCCACCAATCGGGGACAGATCACCTTCCTCGACACGCCGGGTCACGAGGCCTTTACCTCCATGCGGGCCAGAGGCGCCACGGTGACGGATATCGTCGTCCTGGTGGTGGCGGCCGACGACGGGGTCATGCCCCAGACCGTCGAGGCCATCAACCACTCCCGGGCGGCGGGGGTGCCCATCATCGTCGCCATCAACAAGATGGACAAGGCCGGCGCGGACCCCGACCGGGTTATGCGCGAGTTGGCGGATCACGGACTGATGTCCGAAGAGTGGG harbors:
- the rimP gene encoding ribosome maturation factor RimP, with product MSGNSKRKALKKAPPQRSAADAPPMSHEKERRIVARVYALGEPLCESEGIELVCVEYQRESRGRILRLYIDKPGGVTLDDCAAVSRQLGDLLDVALEEIGTYSLEVSSPGQHRPLGKLLDFEKYRGNTAEIRTTLPINGKKKFKGVLEGVSDDTISLRTNSDSLAIPYGLIARARLVNYTEKTDVNTRH
- the infB gene encoding translation initiation factor IF-2: MAKIRVYELARELNLKNKALLEKLSELDIVVSSHMSSLEEDAVNRVKAHLRGKKPGAVEHKRIKPTVIRRRKKRHVEGKAPKETEPATEVEAPVEPTPPVVDVPEPVPETATEPIEETAAAAPPTPETDVEAEPPRPAAEEETTAPAPEETEKAAEMPEKKEDAIQPPAEASQPAPAPEEPAAEETPLPTEADAVVEHPAAEAETPSPSLPEEGDGADADADADADSDQKSKKKKKKKKKKKEPTDMPAKIISLPPKVEEEPSPPDRGDDKSQRRPAVSERTPVTAGGVEAKTPAETSTSEEDADKKKKKENRWAKKKISFKKKEVIEGDALYSKARNRKGKKGAKAKSVQTQKTQITTPKAIKRRVKIDETIVLSDLAKRMGIKANEMIKKLMMLGVMVTVNQTIDFDTAALVASEFDYEVEKARFEEDAVLNIDSEDDAGKQVGRSPVVTIMGHVDHGKTSLLDVIRKTRITEIEAGGITQHIGAYSVATNRGQITFLDTPGHEAFTSMRARGATVTDIVVLVVAADDGVMPQTVEAINHSRAAGVPIIVAINKMDKAGADPDRVMRELADHGLMSEEWGGDTIFVKVSAKQNQGIDELLEMILLQAEVLELTANPERHARGYVVESKLDSGRGPVATVLIQEGTLHAGDPIVCGIHHGKIRAMLNDRGAQVDEAGPSMPVEILGLSGVPNAGDEMVALDDDKSAKQVSEHRLQKHRSLELAKTSRVSLEKLFERMQEGEVKDLNIILKADVHGSIEALSDSLTKLSNEEVTIRIIHAATGTVSESDISLAAVSNAIIIGFNVRPSAKVQAMATEEHVDMRFYNIIYNVIKDVKDAIVGMMESTFEERVLGMAETREVFFVPKVGAIAGCYVTSGSIKRGQRIRLVRDGVIIHEGKISSLKRFKDDAKEVQSGYECGIGIEGYNDIKVGDIIECYYLEEIKPELR
- the nusA gene encoding transcription termination factor NusA; this translates as MLIPDIKRVIEQVSRDKGIDVNVLIRTLEDALKSAAKKKFGNKIDIEVKYNEDSGEIEVFQFKEVVEEITDPELQIDLEAGLLLDPECEIGDWLGAKMDTESFGRIAAQSAKQVIIQKIKDAERDAIYANFINRKGEIINGIVQRIDRGQIIVNLGQAEAILPAREQVPKEVYRRGDRIRAYIMDVRNDPHGSQIILSRTHPEFLVSLFKTEVPEISEGIVTIMGAAREPGSRGKIAVSSNDSDIDPIGACVGMKGSRVQNVVQELRGEKIDIISWHVDPAKFVCNALAPAEISRVIIDEENRSMEVIVPDEFLSVAIGKKGQNVRLASKLTKWRLDVKSESRYSKAMKDGYNSLISLPGVGISLADALYENGFFSAEEIAKSTVEDLTRVRIVTEDEARDLIAAAKAYVAAAADDVEIDEKSAALPEEATDDTPSDNPEAAEDGKSGDEDEDGASAPTGGEETTPLAADTPPGPADDEEKE
- the gmhB gene encoding D-glycero-beta-D-manno-heptose 1,7-bisphosphate 7-phosphatase, translated to MTREPLRVVFLDRDGVINHDSPDYIRRWSDVRFIPGSLSAVRMLNDAGFAVIVVTNQSAVHRGLISPVELDRIHRNMKRAAAAAGGCITDVFFCPHLPEEGCDCRKPRPGLIRRARNKYPIDLEKSYMVGDRTTDIECARRAGCGGAVLVSAGNTAAFPGVDEGPHPDMTVVNLPEAARWIIRNASRK
- a CDS encoding septal ring lytic transglycosylase RlpA family protein; protein product: MRMPARRTLHPWCILIGLFLTGALAGCGAPGKTTARKGIDAAPAFKRIPPTQRPYQINGIWYHPLPTAHGYRKTGIASWYGKDFHGRKTSNGETYNMYGISAAHKTLPMGTHVEVRNIENGRTLRLTINDRGPFVAGRIIDLSYGAARRLDILGPGTAKVEVTAVATAAPRHRPHGQAAEILSSGDLNRGNFAIQVGAFGNRETALKLANALTGKYRSAEVLPSYSPGKRHPLYRVVVGKCTSLETAESYENALRCEGFPDAFTIAQ